DNA from Stutzerimonas decontaminans:
TGAAATACTGCGCGCCGAGATCGAGCGAGCCCGCGTCGCTGCGTTTGCTGGCCATGCGGCCACCGCTGCCGCGACTCTTGTCGAACAAATGTACGGCCTGTTCGGCATTGTGGAGCGTACCTGCCGCGGAGAGTCCCGCGATCCCGGTTCCGATGATGGCGATTGGAGCCTTGCTCATGTTTACCTCGTGTGCTGATGCCATCAGCTGCACGGCGAATCGCTGTGCAGCATGGTTTCATGACAAGCGTTCGATACAGCGCTTGAGCCTTGCCATCCTCGGACAGACGTCCGCCTTTGGCTAGAGGGTTTTGACGCAATGCGACAGACAATCCGGCGGTTTCGGGTGTTGCTGACCGGCGGTAGCTTGCTCGTGGGCAGGGGGCGATCGGCCAACCTCGCGCGCCGTCTGCAGCCGGTGGTTGTAAGTTGCTGATAAGCCGGTACAATGGCGCCGCTCGCCGCCAGGCGGGTTTCGTTATGGTGGGCCCTGCCGGTCCCCTCGCAACGATCAGCCGTGAACCCGGTCAGGCCCGGAAGGGAGCAGCCGCAGCGGTGACATTGTGTGCCGGGGTGTGGCTGGTAGGGTTCACCTCCATAACGTATCTCCTTGATTTCTAACGGTTTTTCGCTCTGATCACGCCAGTGATCCATAGGGTGATCCACCGTGTCTTCTGTACCTTCCTACCTCTGGTTGTCCCGACACTCAATCTTTTATTTCAGGATCGTAGTGCCTGGAGTTCTGCGTCCGCTTTTCCCTTGTTCCGAGATCCGCCGTTCGCTGCAGACACGCTGCAAGCGCGAAGCGCTGATCCGTGGCCGCGAATTGCTTCTGCAGGTTCAGCAGCTCTACACCCAGGCGTTCCAAGGCATTCGGCCATCCCTCGACTCCCTACGCGGCGCCTGGGAGGCGGGCGGTAAGCGAGTTGCTAGTTGGGCTGCGTGGCTCCGTCAGCAGCAGTTGGTTGCGCTTGCGGAGAAGCCTTTGGGGCAAGGGGAGGGAGGTAAGGTGAGTGGGCCACAGAAGCCCCGCAGTGCCCCTTCAAGAGCCAAACAGGGGCAGCCAGATAGGCTAGTAGCAGATGCGCCAAGCAACGCTCCACGCTTCTCCAAGGTGGTTCAGGAGTGCCTGGAGCAGCAGTCTCATGAAGGCGTGGCTGCGAAGACGCTATCCGACAAGCGTTCCGTGGCTGAGCTGATGACTCGGATCGTGGGTGATTTGCCGGTCGATCTCATCACTCGCCAGGATGCCCGCAAGTTCCGAGAGGTGGCACTCAAGCTGCCGCCGAGGATGAATCAGCTTCCCGAGGGACAATCGCTGGAGCAGATCATCGAGACTGCCACCACCACGATCAGCCTCACCACGTTCAACAACTACGTGAAGAACCTGACGACCTTTTTCTCCTATGCCATCCGTGAGGGCTACTGCGAGCGCAACCCGTTCGACGGGCTTCGAGTCAGGCAGCGAGGCAAGGTCAGCGAGGAGCGCAGTGTCTTCACCGAGGACGATCTGCGCCGTCTGTTCTCGAAGCAGGTTTACGCATCAGCCAACTCAGCTCAGCCGCACAAGTACTGGCTGCCACTGCTCGGCCTGTACACCGGGGCGAGACTCAATGAGCTATGCCAGCTCTATCTGGATGATGTGGTCTGCATTAACGGCATCGATTGCTTACACATCCGGGCGACCAGGTCCGATCAGAAGCTGAAAACCGTCACTTCGGAAAGACTCGTGCCGATCCACTCGAAGTTGAAAGCGCTGGGGTTCCTTGAGTTCGTCCGGTCGCAGCGGGAGGCTGGCCACCAACGTCTTTTCGCGGAGCTGACCTTGCACAAGGCGCATGGCTACGCTGCCGCTCCCTCCAAGTGGTTCACTCGGGTTCGTGATCAGTTGGGCTTCCGTGATGGGGCAGAGCGCAAGGACTTCCACAGCTTCCGGCACACGCTTGCTGATCATCTGAAGCAGAAGGGAATAGTCGAGTCGCTGGTTGGCGGCATTCTTGGCCATCAGAGCGGTGGGATTACCTTCAGTCGATACGGAAAGGACTTCAGGCCGGAGGTGCTGGCTCCGGTGATTGAGGCAGTGGATTTTGATGCTGCTGAGTGGCTGCGGTGATTGGTGATGATGGCCATCGTGTTGACACCTTCCAGGGTACGCACGAAGGTGGCCAGGGATTCCTGACGCAACGCCACGCAGTTGTCGAAGACGACAGCCTTCGGTGCCATCTCCTTGTTCTCCAGGGCGAGCTGCTCGTTCTTCTCTGCCAGCTCGGCAGCCAGACGCAGGGCTTCGGGCAGCGACTGCGGGACACGGAAGGCAGCGCCCTTGGCTTGCTCCTCTAGTTCATGCAGACGGTCGATGACCTTGGCGCGGAGCGGGATGCTGTAGCCGGTCAGCAGGATCTCAACCTCGCGGCGCTCCAGCAGGTACTCCTTGATCGGGCGCCCACCAGTGGGGATGACCTTTTCCTCAAAACTGAGGGAAAGCTCTGATGCCATGTTTTCGATGTCGCGGCGGACGTTGTCGTGACGCTTCCCGGTCAGCTCTGCGATCTCGCGGCTGCTCATGGTTACCGGCTTGGTTACCAGTGCGTTGCTCATGTTCTGTCCTCCAGAAAAGACGAAGCCCGCTCAGAGGCGGGCTATGGGTGTTCGTTTGTAGTGAGGGTTTTTCCGTGATCGTGGAAAAAGGTCAGAGGGCTGGGCTGACCAGGGCTTTCAGGTTCTCGGCGGTGTCCTTTGCTGCCTGGGCTTCCGCCATCAGCAGCAGGTTCTTCTCCTGCAGTCGGTCGATCTGCTCGGTGTTACGGCTGACCTCGATGTTGTTGCTGGCAGTCAGTTGTTCGAGCTGGTCGATGGTCTTCTTGAAGGACTTGAGGATCTTGTTGAGCTGGATCATGCGGGCCTCTCGTCGGGAGGCAAGAGCGAGAGGCGAACTATGCGCGCGCGGTTAGTTGGACTGGCTGGTTGGGACACGATGCCGCTGCAGCCTCGATAAAGACTGGCACGGCCAACTATTGAGTTA
Protein-coding regions in this window:
- a CDS encoding Rha family transcriptional regulator, which produces MSNALVTKPVTMSSREIAELTGKRHDNVRRDIENMASELSLSFEEKVIPTGGRPIKEYLLERREVEILLTGYSIPLRAKVIDRLHELEEQAKGAAFRVPQSLPEALRLAAELAEKNEQLALENKEMAPKAVVFDNCVALRQESLATFVRTLEGVNTMAIITNHRSHSAASKSTASITGASTSGLKSFPYRLKVIPPL
- a CDS encoding site-specific integrase — translated: MPGVLRPLFPCSEIRRSLQTRCKREALIRGRELLLQVQQLYTQAFQGIRPSLDSLRGAWEAGGKRVASWAAWLRQQQLVALAEKPLGQGEGGKVSGPQKPRSAPSRAKQGQPDRLVADAPSNAPRFSKVVQECLEQQSHEGVAAKTLSDKRSVAELMTRIVGDLPVDLITRQDARKFREVALKLPPRMNQLPEGQSLEQIIETATTTISLTTFNNYVKNLTTFFSYAIREGYCERNPFDGLRVRQRGKVSEERSVFTEDDLRRLFSKQVYASANSAQPHKYWLPLLGLYTGARLNELCQLYLDDVVCINGIDCLHIRATRSDQKLKTVTSERLVPIHSKLKALGFLEFVRSQREAGHQRLFAELTLHKAHGYAAAPSKWFTRVRDQLGFRDGAERKDFHSFRHTLADHLKQKGIVESLVGGILGHQSGGITFSRYGKDFRPEVLAPVIEAVDFDAAEWLR